A region of the Chryseobacterium gotjawalense genome:
ATGCTAAATGAAACAGAAGTCCTCAAATTTTTATTACCTGAATTTTTAATTGACCATTTTGAGATTGTGAAATTCGAAGAAGTAAGTAAAGTGCTACATCTTTATTTTGAAGAAAAAAATACGATTCCAAAGGAGTTTTCTTCTCTTACTTTGCAGTCAAAGGGTTTTCTGCCGGAAATAATGGTAGATGATTTTCCACTGCGCGGAAAGTCCGTGAAACTGCATATCAAACGCCGAAGATGGACGGATGTAAAATCCGCAAACATTATTCAAAGAGACTGGAATCTCATCGCCAAAGGAACTCGCATGACACATGATTTTGCGGAGTTCTTAAAAAAAATCAGCCGATACTAAAGCGCTTCCCTGTAAGACCATAGCAGAAATGTATGGCGTAAATGGAAAGAAATTTCAAAGACAATATAAAAAAAGCATCAGCGATTTTAAAGACTGGGATCAAAAACAACACGCTGAAGACTGGATCTTATATACTGAAAACCTCTCTGACCAGCTTTCTTTAGATGAAGTCGCTCTTTCAGACGGGGAATTATACACCGTTCTTACTTCCAAGAAAGCGAAAGGCAAAAAAGGAAGCATCGTAGCCATTATTAAAGGTACTCAAAGCGATAAAGTCATTGAACAGATTCTGAAAATCAGCAGAAAATTCCGACAGAAAGTTAAAGAGATCACGCTCGACATGGCAGGTTCAATGAAACTCATTGCCAAAAGATGTTTTCCCAATGCCATTCAGGTCATCGACCGTTTTCATGTTCAGAAGCTCGCCACAGAAGCATTGCAAGACCTCAGGATACAACATCGGTGGCAAGCCATTGAATTGGAAAACAACTGTTTGACAGAAGCAAAAGAAAAGAAGAAAACTCCTGAAATTGAAATTTTTGAAAATGGTGATACCAGAAAGCAACTCTTGGCAAGAAGCCGATACCTACTCTACAAGACCAGGGAAAAGTGGACATCAACACAAAATGAAAGAGCGCAAATACTGTTCTCTCACTATCCTGATTTAGAAAAAGCGTATAATTTATCAGACGGGCTGAGGAAAATTTACAATCAAAATATTCAAAAGTCTGTAGCAATCCTAAAATTAGCACATTGGTTCAAAGAAGTAGAGGAATGTGGGTTTAAATCATTTTCAGTACTCATGAAGACCATTATGAATCATTACAATGACATTCTCAATTATTTTGACCAAAGAAGCACCAATGCGTCGGCCGAATCTTTTAATGCGAAAATAAAAAACTTCAGATTACAACTTCGAGGGGTAAGAGACAAATCATTTTTCCTTTTCAGATTATCCAAAATTTTTGCGTAGTCCCCAAGTTTTGATACTGATCCCTAATTCATTCATCATCAATTAATTTAGATCATGACAAATATAAAATAACAAAGTATAATTTCAACATAGATTTTAAAAATACTGTTTTATAATTTCATGTCTTTTGGAACAGTTACATAGCAGATCGTCCACAGCACCGATTTACAAAAGAAAAACATAAAAAACTGATCTCGACTTTTACGACGGGATAAACTGGCGACTAATTCAGTCATTCTCCTGCGTTTAGGTCACAAAAAAAGCCCATCAAAATAAATTGATGAGCTTTAAAAAAACTGGCGGCGACCTACTCTCCCGCGTTAGCAGTACCATCGGCGCTAGAGGGCTTAACTTCTGTGTTCGGAATGGGAACAGGTGAGCCCCTCTGCTAAAACCACCCTAAAGGTTGTTTTGTACAAAAGGATGTACAGTATATGTTATTAGTAGATAAAAGATGATAGAAGAAAGATAAAAGACATTACAGTCTTGCTTCTTTAATCTTGGTTCTTTCAGTCTAACTAAAAAATCGATAAAAACGTTCACAAAGAGCAAACCTTGTTGCACTTCCAAGTACCTTAATTAGGCAATAAATCTACGGGTAATTAGTACTACTCGGCTATGACATTACTGCCTTTACACCTATAGCCTATCAACGTTGTCATCTCCAACGACCCTTAAAAGATGTCTCATCTTGAGGCAGGTTTCGCACTTATATGCTTTCAGTGCTTATCCTTTCCAAACGTAGCTACTCAGCGGTGCTCCTGGCGGAACAACTGATACACCAGAGGTTTGTTCAAATCGGTCCTCTCGTACTAGATTCAAGCCCTCTCAAACATCTAACGCCCGCAATAGATAGAGACCGAACTGTCTCACGACGTTCTGAACCCAGCTCGCGTGCCACTTTAATGGGCGAACAGCCCAACCCTTGGGACCTTCTCCAGCCCCAGGATGTGACGAGCCGACATCGAGGTGCCGAACCTCCCCGTCGATATGAGCTCTTGGGGGAGACTAGCCTGTTATCCCCGGAGTACCTTTTATCCTATGAGCGATGGCCCTTCCATACGGAACCACCGGATCACTATGTCCTGCTTTCGCACCTGATCGACTTGTAGGTCTCACAGTCAAGCACCCTTATGCCATTACACTCTACGCACGGTTACCAAGCGTGCTGAGGGTACCTTTGAAAGCCTCCGTTACTCTTTTGGAGGCGACCACCCCAGTCAAACTACCCACCACGCAATGTCCTTCCGTTAGGAAGTTAGGCTCCAAATAAACAAAGGGTGGTATTTCAACGTTGACTCCACCGACACTAGCGTGCCAGCTTCAAAGTCTCCCACCTATCCTACACATTGTTTATTCAAAGTCAATACGAAGTTATAGTAAAGGTTCACAGGGTCTTTTCGTCCCATTGCGGGTACTCGGCATCTTCACCGAGACTACAATTTCACAGAGCTCATGGTTGAGACAGTGCCCAGATCGTTACACCATTCGTGCAGGTCGGAACTTACCCGACAAGGAATTTCGCTACCTTAGGACCGTTATAGTTACGGCCGCCGTTTACTGGGGCTTCAGTTAATTGCTTCGCATTGCTGCTAACAACCTTCCTTAACCTTCCAGCACCGGGCAGGTGTCAGACCCTATACAGCATCTTTCGATTTAGCAGAGTCCTGTGTTTTTGATAAACAGTCGCCTGGGCCTCTTTACTGAGGCCAGCATTGCTGCTGGCGTCCCTTCTTCCGAAGTTACGAGACTATTTTGCCTAGTTCCTTAACCATGATTCACTCTAGCACCTTAGGATTCTCTCCTCGACTACCTGTGTCGGTTTTGGTACGAGTTGCTTCACTTCGGCTTTTCTTGGAAGCACTTTCCCTACAACAACTTCGCCCGAAGGCTAGGTCTTGACTATTCCGTCAGTCTCCAGTAAGTACGGCACTCCGTCCCCTTTTTAGTGTGAGCAAGTATGGGAATATTAACCCATTATCCATCCACTTCCCCTTTCGGGTTCGCGTTAGGTCCCGACTAACCCTCAGCTGATTAGCATGGCTGAGGAAACCTTAGTCTTTCGGTGAGGGGGTTTCTCGCCCCCTTTATCGTTACTTATGCCTACATTTTCTTTTCTGTCCGCTCCACAACATCTCACGACACTGCTTCGGCGCAAACAGAATGCTCCCCTACCAGATATAATTCAAAAATTATAAATCCATAGCTTCGGTACTATACTTATGCCCGATTATTATCCATGCCGAACCGCTCGACTAGTGAGCTGTTACGCACTCTTTAAATGAATGGCTGCTTCCAAGCCAACATCCTAGCTGTCAATGCAGTTCAACCGCGTTATTTCAACTTAGTATAGATTTGGGGACCTTAGCTGTTGGTCCGGGTTCTTTCCCTCTCGGACATGGACCTTAGCACCCATGCCCTCACTGCTGCGAAACATTTATTAGCATTCGGAGTTTGTCAGGAATTGGTAGGATTTGACTCCCCCGCATCCAATCAGTAGCTCTACCTCTAATAAACTTGTCGCAACGCTGCACCTAAATGCATTTCGGGGAGTACGAGCTATCTCCCAGTTTGATTGGCCTTTCACCCCTACCCACAAGTCATCCGAAGACTTTTCAACGTCAACCGGTTCGGTCCTCCACTTTGTGTTACCAAAGCTTCAACCTGCCCATGGGTAGATCACAAGGTTTCGCGTCTAATACTACTAACTAAGCGCCCTATTCAGACTCGCTTTCGCTCCGCCTCCGTACCTGAAGTACTTAAGCTCGCTAGTAAAATTAACTCGTAGGCTCATTATGCAAAAGGCACGCCGTCACCCAACTTGTGGGCTCCGACCGCTTGTAGGCGTACGGTTTCAGGTTCTCTTTCACCCTTCTATTCGAAGTGCTTTTCACCTTTCCTTCACAGTACTTGTTCACTATCGGTCTTTCAGGAGTATTTAGCCTTGGAGGATGGTCCCCCCATATTCAGACAGGATTTCACGTGTCCCGCCCTACTCATTTATCATCTATGTATGCCTTTTAAATACCGGGCTATCACCGTCTATGGCTGTTCTTTCCAGAACATTCTTCTAAACATATAAAGACTTTTGGGCTAATCCGCGTTCGCTCGCCACTACTTACGGAATCTCTTCGATTTCTTTTCCTCCGGGTACTTAGATGTTTCAGTTCTCCGGGTTTGCTCTCTAATAAATTAGAGTGACTGGTCTTCAACCAGCCGGGTTGCCCCATTCGGACATCTGCGGATCAATTCGTGTGTGCCGATCCCCGCAGCTTTTCGCAGCTTACCACGTCCTTCGTCGCCTCTGAAAGCCTAGGCATCCGCCATACGCCCTTAACGATTTCTTTCCTAATAATATATTAGTTCAGTTTTGTTGTCTAACATTGCTGTTAGACTAGTTTTATTTAAACTCGGCACTCGAAAGTGCTCGGTTTTCTCTTTGTGATGTTCTTATCGTTAATGTCAATGATCTTGTATCTTATTACTTCCCTGATGAACAGAAATTGTTTTTGGCTCTTTCCGTAACTTTTAAATCAAAGTCATAATATGTGAATAATATAGGTATCGATCCTATCAAACTTACTAATTACTTAGTCCGCTCTGCCTCCTGGCATAATTCTTAAATCTGTAATGTAATTATCTTCTATGCTTGCTTCTTTTTTGAAGCTTTTCGTTACATTTCTGTAACTATTCCCGTTATATTCCTATAACTTGTGGAGAATAAGGGAGTCGAACCCTTGACCTCCTGCGTGCAAGGCAGGCGCTCTAGCCAACTGAGCTAATTCCCCGCTAGTATGAGACTTTGAAGAGTAAAGAATAAAGAGTAAAGACTAATAAATCGTCTTTTATCTTGCTTCTTTTACCTTCCCGTCTTATTATTAGTAGTCTCGGGCAGGCTCGAACTGCCGACCTCTACATTATCAGTGTAGCGCTCTAACCAGCTGAGCTACGAGACTTCATTTAGATTTGAGATTTTTAGACTTTAGATATTAGACTTTATGTCTCTCATCTATTATCTACCCATCTCTGGTCTCTCTTTCCCTGATTACTAATCCTAGTGGGTATATTTTTAAATAATCAACCGTCCAAATAAGAAAAAACTGAAGCTAACTTTGAGCAAGTGCTCTGATACTTGCGTATCGTGTTGTTTGTTTATACTCTCCTAACGAAGAGTCTCAAAAATGAGATGTTCCAGCCGCACCTTCCGGTACGGCTACCTTGTTACGACTTAGCCCTAGTTACCTGTTTTACCCTAGGCAGCTCCTTTTACGGTCACCGACTTCAGGTACCCCAGACTTCCATGGCTTGACGGGCGGTGTGTACAAGGCCCGGGAACGTATTCACCGCGCCATGGCTGATGCGCGATTACTAGCGATTCCAGCTTCATAGAGTCGAGTTGCAGACTCCAATCCGAACTGAGACCGGCTTTCGAGATTTGCATCACATCGCTGTGTAGCTGCCCTCTGTACCGGCCATTGTATTACGTGTGTGGCCCAAGACGTAAGGGCCGTGATGATTTGACGTCATCCCCACCTTCCTCTCTACTTGCGTAGGCAGTCTCACTAGAGTCCTCAACTGAATGTTAGCAACTAGTGACAGGGGTTGCGCTCGTTGCAGGACTTAACCTAACACCTCACGGCACGAGCTGACGACAACCATGCAGCACCTTGAAAAATGTCTTGCGAAAGGTCTATTTCTAAACCGGTCATTTCCCATTTAAGTCTTGGTAAGGTTCCTCGCGTATCATCGAATTAAACCACATAATCCACCGCTTGTGCGGGCCCCCGTCAATTCCTTTGAGTTTCATTCTTGCGAACGTACTCCCCAGGTGGCTAACTTATCACTT
Encoded here:
- a CDS encoding ISAon1 family transposase N-terminal region protein, producing MLNETEVLKFLLPEFLIDHFEIVKFEEVSKVLHLYFEEKNTIPKEFSSLTLQSKGFLPEIMVDDFPLRGKSVKLHIKRRRWTDVKSANIIQRDWNLIAKGTRMTHDFAEFLKKISRY
- a CDS encoding ISAon1 family transposase, encoding MYGVNGKKFQRQYKKSISDFKDWDQKQHAEDWILYTENLSDQLSLDEVALSDGELYTVLTSKKAKGKKGSIVAIIKGTQSDKVIEQILKISRKFRQKVKEITLDMAGSMKLIAKRCFPNAIQVIDRFHVQKLATEALQDLRIQHRWQAIELENNCLTEAKEKKKTPEIEIFENGDTRKQLLARSRYLLYKTREKWTSTQNERAQILFSHYPDLEKAYNLSDGLRKIYNQNIQKSVAILKLAHWFKEVEECGFKSFSVLMKTIMNHYNDILNYFDQRSTNASAESFNAKIKNFRLQLRGVRDKSFFLFRLSKIFA